From the genome of Candidatus Nitrosocosmicus oleophilus, one region includes:
- a CDS encoding FAD-dependent oxidoreductase, with translation MTIHNSHVVIIGAGILGTTLAYAISTLSSSKITIIEQEERAGLHTSSRNTGKVHAPFIYNPEKKKIWAKAALYGYNFWKKYCQANNILFVEDGVIEVANDEKALSTLSQHLEWGIKNGLDEKEIIMMDEKEISIFEPNLKCQSAILCNKDASVNYGQITQRLATQICGENHQVTFITRSKVLNIKNRSDPSPEIILEYINLFENKIKEIKCDFLISAAGSNSINILDMTKTIHQYCDLFFRGEYWIAPPKYNKLTNHSIYSVPEFQQFPFLDPHWIIRANGNREVGPNACPVFSPYGYNKIVNAREFLPKIYKLMKGKNNKIIRTLFSTEMLNLIYKEGLSSISKKYMINRVKKFLPIIEDRDFRIRGTAGIRSNLIDKEGNFVMNPIFMLRNNMLHILNYNSPGATGAFPISYSIIFKLLQRGIIKNDREDDHKDTQLAFFDQKLIEACKYEIDLDFI, from the coding sequence CTGACCATACATAATAGCCACGTTGTAATTATTGGTGCAGGTATTCTAGGAACAACTTTAGCATATGCTATTTCTACTCTGTCAAGCTCAAAGATAACTATAATTGAGCAAGAAGAAAGGGCAGGTTTGCATACTAGTTCGAGAAATACCGGCAAGGTCCATGCACCTTTTATCTATAATCCTGAAAAGAAGAAAATATGGGCCAAAGCTGCCTTATATGGTTATAATTTTTGGAAAAAATATTGTCAAGCAAATAATATTTTGTTTGTAGAGGATGGAGTAATTGAAGTAGCAAATGATGAAAAAGCATTAAGCACACTTTCACAACACTTGGAATGGGGAATAAAAAATGGTCTAGATGAAAAGGAGATAATCATGATGGATGAAAAGGAGATATCAATTTTTGAACCCAATCTTAAATGTCAGTCGGCGATCTTATGTAATAAAGATGCTTCGGTAAATTACGGCCAGATTACCCAAAGATTAGCAACCCAGATATGCGGTGAAAATCATCAAGTAACTTTTATAACACGATCTAAAGTTCTAAACATTAAAAATAGAAGTGATCCAAGTCCTGAAATTATCCTAGAATATATCAACCTTTTTGAAAACAAGATAAAAGAAATTAAATGTGATTTTTTGATCAGCGCCGCGGGAAGCAATTCAATTAATATTTTAGATATGACCAAAACAATCCATCAGTATTGCGACCTTTTTTTCAGAGGTGAATATTGGATAGCACCACCAAAATATAACAAACTTACAAACCATAGTATTTATTCAGTACCTGAATTCCAACAATTTCCTTTTTTGGATCCACACTGGATAATTAGAGCTAACGGAAATAGAGAAGTAGGACCTAATGCATGTCCTGTTTTTTCACCCTATGGCTACAACAAGATCGTTAATGCTAGGGAATTCCTTCCCAAAATATACAAACTTATGAAGGGAAAAAACAATAAAATAATTAGAACGTTATTCAGTACAGAAATGCTCAATCTAATCTACAAGGAAGGATTAAGTAGCATTTCTAAAAAATATATGATAAATAGGGTGAAAAAGTTTCTCCCCATTATAGAAGATAGAGACTTTAGAATTCGTGGAACTGCTGGAATTCGATCAAACTTGATAGACAAGGAAGGAAATTTTGTAATGAATCCAATTTTCATGCTGAGAAATAACATGCTTCATATATTAAATTATAATTCTCCAGGAGCCACAGGTGCCTTCCCCATAAGTTATTCAATAATTTTTAAACTTCTCCAGCGAGGGATTATAAAAAATGATCGAGAAGATGACCACAAGGATACTCAACTAGCATTTTTTGACCAGAAACTAATTGAAGCTTGTAAGTATGAAATTGATCTTGATTTTATATGA